The Acidobacteriota bacterium genome window below encodes:
- the rimO gene encoding 30S ribosomal protein S12 methylthiotransferase RimO, which translates to MKIGFLSLGCPKNLVDGEVMLGLAEQAGHEITNDASNADVLVVNTCAFIDSAKQESIDAILEMAEQKKSGACRTLIVTGCLGERYREELKREIPEIDVVLGTGEVPEIVSALSGTKGQRSKVREAAAVPLTLYKKPTYLYDAATPRHLSTPRHFAYVKVAEGCDYTCSFCIIPTLRGAYRSRTADSIVTEARNLAARGVKELILISQDTTFYGNDRGERGALARLLRELNGVDGLEWIRLLYLYPTTITDDTLAAMAECEKVCRYVDLPLQHASAAVLERMRRPGNRASYDKLLARIRERVPGVTLRTTFIAGYPGETEAEFDELRAFVRDTEFDHVGVFTYSHEEGTRAYSADDDVTPPVKRRRRDQLMEMQKGIVARAQARRVGQRVRVLVDGPSGEHRLVVQGRLAGQAPEIDPVVFFTESDPDELIPGTFVEGEVVAAREYDLVVSPVLSLVEAPSG; encoded by the coding sequence ATGAAGATAGGCTTTCTCTCTCTCGGCTGCCCCAAGAACCTCGTCGACGGCGAGGTGATGCTGGGGCTCGCCGAGCAGGCCGGGCACGAGATCACCAACGACGCGTCGAACGCGGACGTGCTCGTGGTCAACACGTGTGCCTTCATCGATTCCGCCAAGCAGGAGTCCATTGACGCCATCCTGGAGATGGCCGAGCAGAAGAAGTCCGGCGCGTGCCGGACGCTGATCGTCACCGGCTGTCTTGGCGAGCGCTACCGGGAGGAACTGAAGCGGGAGATCCCGGAGATCGACGTGGTGCTCGGGACGGGGGAAGTGCCGGAAATTGTCAGCGCCCTGTCAGGCACCAAAGGCCAGAGGTCGAAGGTCAGGGAAGCGGCTGCGGTCCCGCTTACGCTCTACAAGAAACCCACATACCTCTACGACGCCGCGACGCCGAGGCACCTGTCCACACCGCGCCACTTCGCCTACGTCAAGGTTGCGGAGGGGTGCGATTACACGTGCTCGTTCTGCATCATCCCGACACTGCGGGGCGCGTATCGCAGCCGCACCGCCGATTCGATCGTGACGGAAGCGCGAAATCTCGCGGCGCGCGGCGTCAAGGAACTGATCCTCATCTCGCAGGACACCACGTTCTACGGCAACGATCGCGGCGAGCGTGGCGCGCTGGCGCGCCTGCTCCGCGAACTGAACGGCGTGGACGGCCTCGAGTGGATCCGCCTGCTCTATCTCTATCCGACGACGATTACCGACGACACGCTGGCGGCGATGGCGGAGTGCGAGAAGGTCTGCCGCTACGTCGACCTGCCCCTGCAGCACGCGTCGGCGGCCGTGCTCGAGCGCATGCGGCGGCCGGGCAACCGCGCGTCGTACGACAAGCTGCTGGCGCGCATCCGGGAACGCGTTCCCGGCGTCACGCTGCGCACGACGTTCATCGCCGGCTACCCGGGAGAGACCGAGGCTGAATTCGACGAGCTGCGCGCGTTCGTGCGGGACACGGAGTTCGACCACGTCGGCGTCTTCACGTATTCGCACGAAGAGGGGACCCGCGCGTACAGCGCCGACGACGACGTGACGCCGCCGGTGAAGCGCCGCCGCCGCGATCAATTGATGGAAATGCAGAAAGGCATCGTGGCGCGCGCGCAGGCCCGGCGGGTCGGACAGCGGGTGCGCGTCCTGGTGGACGGCCCTTCCGGGGAGCATCGCCTCGTCGTGCAGGGGCGGCTCGCCGGGCAGGCCCCGGAGATCGATCCGGTGGTGTTTTTTACCGAATCCGACCCGGATGAGCTGATCCCCGGCACGTTCGTGGAAGGCGAGGTCGTGGCGGCGCGGGAATATGACCTTGTTGTCAGCCCCGTGCTATCATTGGTCGAAGCTCCTAGCGGGTAA
- the asnS gene encoding asparagine--tRNA ligase, with protein MATVAYIEDIARDLDRYQGQPVTIRGWLHQRRSSGKIHFLIVRDGTGFIQGVMSKQAVPEDVFTRADHLSQETSLALQGTVRADKRAPGGFEIDVTGIDIIGDSQDFPITPKEHGVDYLMDRRHLWIRAQRQNAILRVRHEIIDAVRGYFNSRGFILADTPIFTPAAAEGTTTLFPVEYFENEKAYLTQSGQLYNEANAMALGRVYCFGPTFRAEKSKTRRHLTEFWMVEPEVAFATLDDIIALGEGLVVEIVSRVLDRRRRELAVLERDTSKLEQVKSPFPRITYDEAVKLLRDKGQPFEDNNDFGGTDETVLSGEFDRPVAVTHYPAQVKAFYMQPEPGRPDRVRCVDVLAPEGYGEIIGGSERIWDRGLLMQRIAEHKLPPESLEWYLDLRHFGSVPHGGFGMGIERTVAWICGLEHIREAIPYPRMLYRIYP; from the coding sequence ATGGCTACAGTGGCGTACATCGAAGACATCGCGCGCGACCTCGACCGCTACCAGGGGCAGCCGGTCACCATCCGGGGCTGGCTTCACCAGCGGCGCTCGAGCGGCAAGATCCATTTCCTCATCGTGCGCGACGGCACGGGCTTCATCCAGGGGGTCATGTCGAAGCAGGCGGTGCCCGAGGATGTCTTCACGCGCGCCGACCATCTGTCGCAGGAGACTTCGCTCGCCCTCCAGGGCACGGTGCGCGCCGACAAGCGCGCGCCCGGCGGGTTCGAGATCGACGTGACGGGAATCGACATCATCGGCGACTCGCAGGATTTCCCGATCACGCCAAAGGAGCACGGCGTCGACTACCTGATGGACCGGCGGCATCTCTGGATCCGCGCGCAGCGGCAGAACGCCATCCTGCGGGTGCGGCACGAAATCATCGATGCAGTCCGCGGCTATTTCAACAGCCGCGGCTTCATCCTCGCCGACACGCCGATTTTCACGCCGGCCGCCGCCGAGGGCACGACGACGCTGTTTCCCGTCGAGTACTTCGAGAACGAGAAGGCGTATCTCACGCAGAGCGGGCAGCTGTACAACGAAGCGAACGCGATGGCGCTCGGCCGCGTGTACTGCTTCGGCCCGACCTTCCGCGCCGAGAAGTCGAAGACGCGCCGCCACCTCACCGAGTTCTGGATGGTGGAGCCCGAGGTCGCCTTCGCGACGCTCGACGACATCATCGCCCTCGGCGAAGGGCTCGTCGTCGAGATCGTGTCCCGCGTGCTGGACAGGCGCCGGCGCGAGCTCGCGGTGCTCGAGCGCGACACGTCAAAGCTCGAACAGGTGAAGAGCCCCTTCCCGCGGATCACCTACGACGAGGCGGTGAAGTTGCTGCGGGACAAGGGACAGCCGTTCGAGGACAACAACGATTTCGGCGGCACCGATGAGACCGTGCTCTCCGGCGAGTTCGATCGGCCCGTCGCCGTCACGCACTACCCTGCCCAGGTGAAAGCGTTCTACATGCAGCCCGAACCCGGACGGCCGGATCGCGTCCGGTGCGTGGACGTCCTCGCCCCGGAAGGGTACGGCGAAATCATCGGCGGCAGCGAGCGAATCTGGGATCGCGGGCTGCTGATGCAGCGGATCGCCGAGCACAAGCTGCCTCCCGAATCGCTCGAGTGGTATCTCGATCTGCGGCACTTCGGCTCGGTGCCGCACGGCGGGTTCGGCATGGGCATCGAGCGCACCGTGGCGTGGATCTGCGGCCTCGAACACATCCGGGAGGCGATCCCGTACCCGAGGATGCTGTACAGGATCTATCCGTAG
- a CDS encoding ribosome maturation factor RimP, translating to MTLLSAPCYHWSKLLAGNTKGGSLAHFFFLRGVFSDVKAEQAQRDRIRTVAERVARSYGLDIFDVQFRRESHGWVLRVIIDRPDPGPAAQAGDAALDPSGDSIGIAECQQVSQDLSAILDVEEEALGLSLPDNYTLEVSSPGLDRPLRHPADYRRFTGRLAKIVSREPIGGQSAFAGRIEALESGPDGETVLLVEGRRTHRIPLVKVSRANLDVEF from the coding sequence ATGACCTTGTTGTCAGCCCCGTGCTATCATTGGTCGAAGCTCCTAGCGGGTAACACCAAAGGTGGGTCTTTAGCCCACTTTTTCTTTTTGCGGGGTGTTTTTTCGGACGTGAAGGCAGAGCAGGCCCAGCGCGACCGGATTCGCACGGTGGCCGAGCGGGTGGCGCGCAGCTACGGGCTCGACATTTTCGACGTGCAGTTCCGGCGCGAGTCGCACGGGTGGGTGCTGCGTGTCATCATCGACCGTCCGGATCCCGGTCCTGCCGCGCAGGCCGGTGATGCCGCGCTGGACCCGTCGGGAGACAGCATCGGCATTGCCGAGTGCCAGCAGGTCAGCCAGGACCTGAGCGCCATTCTCGACGTCGAGGAAGAGGCGCTCGGCCTGTCGCTGCCCGACAACTACACCCTCGAGGTTTCGTCCCCCGGGCTCGATCGGCCGCTCCGGCACCCTGCGGACTACCGGCGGTTTACCGGGCGGCTCGCGAAGATCGTCTCGCGCGAGCCGATTGGCGGGCAGTCCGCTTTTGCCGGACGCATCGAGGCGCTGGAGAGCGGCCCGGACGGTGAGACGGTCCTGCTCGTCGAGGGGCGCAGGACCCATCGGATTCCGCTCGTGAAGGTCTCGCGCGCGAATCTGGACGTGGAATTCTGA